Proteins encoded in a region of the Methanobrevibacter sp. genome:
- the nifS gene encoding cysteine desulfurase NifS has translation MYLDNSATTQVSQEVFEEMKPYFTEEFGNPSTLYGIGRESKKALELARQRVADAINAKPEEIIFTSGGSESDNLAIKGIAFKLAKKGKHIITTNIEHPAVKNTLGFLESLDFKVTYLPVNEEGIISIDDLKDAITDETILITIMHANNEIGTIQPIEEIGKIAREKGIKFHTDAVQSFGKIEVDVEKLNVDLLSLSSHKINGPKGVGALYIKKGTRVVPLIHGGGQERGIRSGTENVPGIVGFGKACELAVENLEEHYEKLSAIRDELIEKVLTTIPEAHLNGDKEIRLPNLVNFRFKAIEGESLILLLDAKGYQASTGSACSSNTLEASPVLTALNLDPVDVHGSLRISLAPESDTFDIDEFVNIIAEAVTRLRQMSPLWNQELDYNKVVGRE, from the coding sequence ATGTATTTAGATAACTCAGCAACTACTCAAGTTAGCCAAGAAGTTTTTGAAGAAATGAAACCATATTTCACAGAAGAGTTCGGAAACCCTTCAACTCTTTACGGAATTGGTCGTGAATCAAAAAAAGCATTGGAATTGGCTCGTCAAAGAGTGGCAGATGCAATCAATGCAAAACCTGAAGAAATTATTTTCACAAGTGGAGGATCAGAATCTGATAACCTTGCTATTAAAGGTATTGCTTTTAAATTAGCTAAAAAAGGTAAACATATTATTACTACTAATATTGAACACCCTGCTGTTAAAAATACTTTAGGCTTTTTAGAATCATTAGATTTTAAAGTCACATACTTGCCAGTTAACGAAGAGGGAATAATCAGTATTGATGATTTAAAAGATGCAATCACTGATGAAACCATTTTAATAACTATTATGCATGCAAACAATGAAATCGGTACTATTCAACCAATTGAAGAAATCGGTAAGATTGCACGCGAAAAAGGCATTAAATTCCACACTGATGCTGTACAAAGTTTTGGTAAAATAGAAGTAGATGTTGAGAAATTGAATGTTGATTTACTTTCTTTATCTTCACATAAAATAAATGGTCCAAAAGGTGTTGGAGCATTATACATTAAAAAAGGAACTCGTGTAGTGCCACTTATTCATGGTGGTGGACAAGAAAGAGGGATCCGTTCTGGAACTGAAAATGTACCAGGTATTGTTGGATTTGGAAAAGCTTGCGAACTTGCAGTTGAAAACCTCGAAGAACATTACGAAAAACTATCAGCTATTCGTGATGAATTAATTGAAAAAGTATTAACAACCATTCCTGAAGCACATTTGAATGGTGACAAAGAAATCAGATTACCTAACTTAGTAAACTTCAGATTCAAGGCAATAGAAGGTGAATCATTAATTTTACTCTTAGATGCTAAAGGTTATCAGGCTTCAACAGGTTCAGCATGTTCATCAAATACTTTAGAGGCATCTCCAGTTTTAACTGCTTTAAATCTTGACCCAGTTGATGTTCATGGTTCTTTAAGAATATCACTTGCTCCTGAAAGTGATACTTTTGATATTGATGAATTTGTAAATATAATTGCAGAAGCAGTGACCAGATTAAGACAAATGTCACCGTTATGGAATCAAGAATTAGATTATAATAAAGTAGTAGGAAGAGAATAA
- a CDS encoding DHH family phosphoesterase, translating into MKTKCPKCKGIGSVVVDYKECDACGGTGYEDDVFDIGNHFKGVNSKARDKFDLGGEEDIPCEACNGKGQVEVYEECPHCHGTGQINVCRDCGKLLDEKYDICHECGEKRKADKMKHDEYEARRKQARDVYVLDSLCNMKDIDRDKLYKGKITRIERYGAFVSLNNNVWGLMRGDVSEYNVGEEVIVFVTSIKSREGKIDFAPAYVETYNLKRLTKSIPRTLISQLDEKKGKIVRIDGEVQQIQQTSGPTIFIISDESGTTEIAAFDKAGERSYPEIELNDAVQVIGEVNEHSGKTQIESSSMIKLDEESTRQLHKLIDDALNRKAQPKDVEFLVKSDVLNRLKPKMYEAAQRIRRAILDGRTVLLRHHNDADGIVSGVAMEKAIVPLIQKANPSNDAEYYYFKRSPSKAPFYELEDVVKDLSFALEDQERHGQKLPLIVLLDNGSTEEDIVALMQAKIYDIEVVVIDHHSPGDLITKDERDGEIYGATVAVDEYVDCHVNPYLVGGDSQLTAGCLATEVAHIINPDVEELIKHLPAIAALGDRAECGEVYQYLKLAAQKGYSQEHLAKVAECVDFEAYFLRFMNGRGIMDTILAVDNLDKHRKMIDALYKEYQKRIDTQLRAALPNIKQTQLENGIYFNLLDVEKFAHKFTFPAPGKTCGFVHDHIIKQLGEDKPIVTLGHGPDFGVFRATDAVNEQYGFNVNEIVTKMIENVPQAGVDGGGHECAGSIKYIEGLGEEVLYKVVEEIQSLSRK; encoded by the coding sequence ATGAAAACTAAATGTCCAAAATGTAAGGGAATCGGTTCTGTTGTGGTCGACTACAAAGAATGTGATGCATGTGGTGGAACCGGTTATGAAGATGATGTTTTTGATATAGGAAATCATTTTAAAGGAGTTAACAGTAAAGCACGTGATAAATTTGACCTTGGAGGAGAAGAGGATATTCCATGCGAAGCATGTAATGGAAAAGGGCAAGTGGAAGTTTATGAAGAATGCCCTCATTGTCATGGAACAGGTCAAATAAATGTATGCAGGGACTGTGGAAAGCTTCTTGATGAAAAATATGATATATGTCATGAATGTGGAGAAAAAAGAAAGGCTGATAAAATGAAGCATGATGAATATGAAGCTAGAAGAAAACAGGCTCGGGATGTTTATGTTCTTGATTCCCTGTGTAATATGAAGGATATTGATAGGGATAAGTTATATAAAGGAAAAATTACTAGAATAGAACGTTATGGGGCTTTTGTTTCATTGAACAATAATGTTTGGGGACTCATGAGAGGAGATGTCTCTGAATATAATGTAGGTGAAGAGGTTATTGTATTTGTAACTTCTATCAAGTCAAGAGAAGGGAAAATTGATTTTGCTCCTGCATATGTTGAAACTTATAATCTTAAAAGACTCACCAAATCCATTCCAAGAACCCTTATCAGTCAGCTTGATGAGAAGAAAGGAAAGATTGTACGGATTGATGGGGAAGTTCAGCAAATTCAGCAAACTTCCGGTCCAACAATTTTCATCATTAGTGATGAAAGTGGCACTACTGAAATCGCCGCATTTGATAAGGCGGGTGAGAGATCCTATCCTGAAATCGAATTGAATGATGCTGTTCAGGTCATAGGTGAAGTTAATGAACATAGTGGAAAAACACAGATTGAGTCATCTTCAATGATAAAACTTGATGAAGAAAGCACACGCCAATTACATAAATTGATAGATGATGCATTAAACAGGAAAGCTCAACCAAAAGATGTTGAATTCTTGGTCAAAAGTGATGTTTTAAATAGACTTAAACCTAAGATGTATGAGGCTGCCCAAAGAATTAGAAGGGCAATACTTGATGGAAGAACTGTTCTTCTCAGACACCACAATGATGCAGATGGTATTGTTTCTGGTGTTGCAATGGAAAAGGCTATTGTTCCATTGATTCAGAAGGCCAATCCGAGCAATGATGCTGAGTATTACTACTTTAAAAGGTCTCCAAGTAAAGCACCATTCTATGAACTTGAAGATGTAGTCAAGGATCTGTCTTTTGCACTGGAAGACCAGGAAAGACACGGTCAAAAGTTGCCTTTAATCGTATTGTTGGATAACGGTTCAACAGAAGAGGATATTGTTGCATTAATGCAGGCAAAAATATATGACATAGAAGTCGTAGTAATTGACCACCACTCTCCCGGAGATTTAATTACCAAAGATGAAAGGGATGGAGAGATTTATGGTGCAACTGTAGCGGTTGATGAATATGTTGACTGTCATGTAAACCCATATCTGGTAGGTGGAGACTCACAGCTAACAGCAGGTTGTCTTGCAACAGAAGTGGCACATATCATAAACCCTGACGTTGAAGAATTAATTAAACATTTGCCGGCAATTGCAGCTTTGGGAGACCGTGCCGAATGTGGTGAAGTTTACCAATACTTAAAGCTTGCTGCCCAAAAGGGATATAGTCAGGAACACTTAGCAAAAGTTGCAGAATGTGTAGATTTTGAAGCTTATTTCTTAAGATTTATGAATGGAAGAGGAATAATGGACACTATTCTTGCTGTGGATAATTTGGATAAGCACAGAAAAATGATTGATGCATTATATAAGGAATATCAAAAAAGAATCGATACTCAACTTAGAGCAGCATTGCCTAATATTAAGCAAACCCAGCTTGAAAATGGAATCTACTTTAACCTGTTGGACGTTGAAAAATTCGCCCATAAATTCACATTCCCAGCTCCTGGAAAAACCTGCGGATTTGTACATGACCATATAATCAAACAGTTAGGTGAAGATAAGCCTATTGTTACCTTAGGTCATGGGCCTGATTTTGGAGTATTTAGGGCAACTGATGCTGTAAACGAACAGTATGGATTTAATGTAAATGAAATAGTCACAAAAATGATTGAAAATGTTCCTCAGGCAGGTGTAGATGGAGGAGGTCATGAATGTGCCGGTTCCATTAAATATATTGAAGGATTAGGTGAAGAGGTACTGTATAAAGTTGTAGAGGAAATACAGTCATTATCCAGAAAATGA
- the nifU gene encoding Fe-S cluster assembly scaffold protein NifU, translating to MDYSEKVMDHFANPRNCRMMEDANGVGTVGNPTCGDLMTIYIKVNDDEVIEDISFQTFGCGAAIATSSMITEIAVGKTLDEALQISRNDVAEELDGLPPIKMHCSNLAADGLQAAIENYKENNQ from the coding sequence ATGGATTATTCAGAAAAAGTAATGGATCACTTTGCAAACCCAAGAAACTGTAGAATGATGGAAGATGCAAATGGAGTAGGGACTGTAGGAAACCCAACATGTGGAGACTTGATGACAATTTACATTAAAGTTAATGATGATGAAGTTATTGAAGACATTTCATTTCAAACCTTCGGATGTGGGGCAGCAATCGCTACAAGCAGTATGATTACCGAAATTGCTGTTGGTAAAACTTTAGATGAAGCTTTACAAATCTCCCGTAATGATGTTGCTGAAGAATTGGATGGTCTTCCACCAATAAAAATGCACTGCTCAAACCTTGCAGCAGATGGCCTTCAGGCTGCTATTGAAAATTACAAAGAAAATAACCAATAG
- a CDS encoding desulfoferrodoxin family protein yields MAKILKCNECGSIIQVLAEGDENVCNDHMLEFPVQTEGDKAPKHKPVVEIDGNTVSVKVGEVAHPMDDDHYIQFIIVEAGGEQYAKCFKPGDVAEATFTVNSTDDVKAFEFCNQHGLWSSE; encoded by the coding sequence ATGGCAAAAATATTAAAATGTAACGAATGTGGAAGTATTATCCAAGTTTTAGCAGAAGGCGATGAAAACGTATGTAACGATCACATGTTAGAATTCCCTGTACAAACTGAAGGTGATAAAGCTCCTAAACACAAACCGGTAGTTGAAATCGATGGTAATACCGTATCTGTTAAAGTTGGAGAAGTTGCTCACCCGATGGATGACGACCATTACATTCAATTTATTATTGTTGAAGCTGGTGGAGAACAATACGCAAAATGCTTTAAACCTGGAGACGTTGCTGAAGCAACCTTCACAGTCAACTCAACTGATGATGTTAAAGCATTTGAGTTCTGTAACCAACATGGACTCTGGTCCAGTGAATAA
- a CDS encoding Rpp14/Pop5 family protein has product MKLKVLPPTLRKNNRYLTLDIKCDSIITKDDLVNIIWDACIRFQGECNTSNFNLWVMKFYEIEKTEEYVHYKSIVRCQRDFCDDVRSSLALAAKYNGHDISLTTIGLSGTIKASQKFI; this is encoded by the coding sequence ATGAAGCTTAAAGTATTGCCTCCAACTCTTCGGAAAAATAATAGGTATCTGACATTGGATATAAAGTGTGATTCTATAATCACCAAAGATGATTTGGTAAATATTATTTGGGATGCATGTATTCGATTTCAAGGTGAATGCAATACCTCCAATTTTAATTTATGGGTTATGAAATTTTATGAAATCGAGAAAACAGAGGAATATGTTCACTATAAATCAATTGTCAGGTGTCAAAGGGATTTCTGTGATGATGTCAGGTCAAGTCTTGCATTAGCTGCAAAATATAATGGTCACGATATTTCATTAACTACAATCGGATTGTCCGGAACTATTAAGGCATCACAAAAATTCATTTAA
- a CDS encoding zinc ribbon domain-containing protein codes for MKCSNCGFENKDKAKFCTKCGNSLIVKPTESVPAKSNNSKYLIIGLIAIIIILIATIGYFALNTNSDSVVSNENSQNADSQNNVQSVGESDNEANEESDSAKTTTVSSSKTSTTTQSDSKEWVSIGSYSGKGSGSETINVPEGKIMVKLSAYPIKNYATNHLYVTGSNGESGGVDWGSKSAVETRSDSFTYTSSSEEIFTIDYYETVNWEVEFFRYQ; via the coding sequence ATGAAATGTAGTAACTGTGGATTTGAAAATAAAGACAAGGCAAAATTTTGCACAAAATGTGGAAATTCGTTGATTGTAAAGCCAACAGAAAGTGTACCTGCAAAATCAAATAATTCCAAATATCTTATAATTGGATTGATTGCCATTATAATCATTTTAATCGCAACAATAGGTTATTTTGCATTGAATACTAATTCTGATTCCGTGGTAAGCAATGAAAATTCACAAAATGCTGATTCTCAAAATAATGTTCAATCTGTTGGGGAATCAGATAATGAGGCAAATGAAGAGTCTGATTCAGCAAAAACCACAACTGTTTCTTCTTCAAAAACTTCAACTACAACGCAAAGCGATTCTAAAGAATGGGTATCTATAGGAAGTTATTCAGGTAAAGGTTCAGGTTCTGAAACTATCAATGTTCCTGAAGGTAAAATTATGGTAAAACTTTCAGCATATCCAATAAAAAATTATGCTACTAATCATTTATATGTAACCGGTTCTAATGGAGAGTCCGGCGGAGTGGATTGGGGTTCTAAAAGTGCAGTTGAAACCAGATCAGATTCATTTACATATACTTCATCATCTGAAGAGATATTCACAATAGATTATTATGAAACTGTCAATTGGGAAGTCGAATTCTTTAGATATCAATAA
- a CDS encoding zinc ribbon domain-containing protein has protein sequence MHLENYCKICGHRILPNEPYCTGCGHKTIYDASNDVYVFTPPIHNIGFFNFSIDFSPYINSNKDVKYDICSCGYLNDINDEYCYMCGAKRSQSKLSKFLKRKSKPKFSVDTVLCECGKVNSKDNVFCEMCGKQLKEDEIEIPDNYSNFNIEFNDSIFCFCGEENEKFSKFCRNCGLPLSNYGNIGEMAILCTCSNLNEITSDFCIECGNNLKKEDTKILCVCGHKNQKHLKFCEKCERPLNPQRNVKTKIVCSCGEILDWDTEFCSNCGKNIKIRFMHKNSITDTVRSLKNMLG, from the coding sequence ATGCATTTAGAGAACTATTGTAAGATATGTGGACATAGAATACTTCCAAATGAACCCTATTGTACCGGATGCGGTCATAAAACAATATATGATGCAAGTAATGATGTCTATGTTTTCACACCGCCAATTCACAATATAGGGTTTTTCAATTTTTCAATTGATTTTTCTCCATATATCAACTCTAATAAAGATGTTAAATATGATATTTGCTCTTGCGGATACCTGAATGATATTAATGATGAATATTGCTATATGTGTGGAGCTAAAAGATCACAAAGCAAGCTCTCTAAATTTTTAAAACGAAAATCCAAACCAAAGTTTTCAGTGGATACAGTATTATGCGAATGCGGTAAAGTTAACTCTAAAGACAACGTTTTCTGTGAGATGTGTGGAAAGCAACTGAAGGAAGATGAGATTGAAATTCCTGACAACTACAGTAATTTCAACATCGAATTCAACGATTCTATATTTTGTTTTTGCGGTGAGGAAAATGAAAAATTTTCCAAATTCTGCCGTAACTGTGGTTTGCCTTTGTCCAACTATGGAAACATAGGAGAAATGGCAATTTTATGTACCTGTTCTAATTTAAATGAAATCACTTCTGATTTTTGCATTGAATGCGGTAACAATTTAAAAAAGGAAGATACCAAAATACTTTGTGTTTGTGGACATAAAAATCAAAAGCATTTAAAGTTTTGTGAAAAATGTGAAAGGCCATTGAATCCTCAAAGGAATGTCAAGACAAAAATTGTATGTTCCTGTGGAGAAATTCTTGATTGGGATACAGAATTCTGTTCCAATTGCGGTAAAAATATTAAAATAAGATTCATGCATAAAAATTCAATCACTGATACTGTGCGCAGTCTTAAAAACATGTTGGGGTAG
- a CDS encoding zinc ribbon domain-containing protein, producing MRKVKSCDVCGTLNFKENNYCTHCGNKLILEHICPICGHSNSDFATHCVKCKSQINPISIDDFEILFSHFNQELLANAEISDEEYNQILSNIFAKADYIDIWGDTIKNKILNFASIFTQCNPKSRGYERGFIFLGNGIYYDDRLSDSVQIATIIHELGHFFLFTIIESLLCHMFKVKSSSTLQSFIWHFMTLPEFRIMNEYCAHTVEGRFVPFGYQNYGSFNVLVENSNFDEESLESMITLGNSFANEIIIYLEKYIDEDLRNEIKMQYRKDLTPPTNESIFKETDKSFPLFFKNTLLLKLLCDVLRECSLNEDFNELESIKEGIEL from the coding sequence GTGAGAAAAGTGAAAAGCTGTGACGTATGTGGAACTTTAAATTTTAAAGAAAATAATTACTGTACACATTGTGGTAATAAACTTATTTTAGAACATATTTGTCCAATATGTGGTCATAGCAACAGTGATTTTGCTACTCATTGTGTTAAATGTAAAAGTCAAATCAACCCTATCAGTATTGATGATTTTGAGATTCTATTTTCACATTTCAATCAAGAGTTGTTAGCTAATGCAGAAATATCAGATGAGGAATATAATCAGATTTTATCAAATATTTTTGCAAAAGCAGATTATATTGATATTTGGGGAGATACGATAAAAAATAAAATATTAAATTTTGCAAGTATTTTTACACAGTGCAATCCTAAATCAAGAGGCTATGAAAGAGGATTCATATTTTTGGGAAATGGTATTTATTATGATGATAGATTATCGGATTCGGTTCAGATTGCAACAATTATCCATGAATTAGGGCATTTTTTCTTATTTACTATTATTGAAAGCTTATTGTGCCATATGTTTAAGGTAAAATCATCTTCAACTCTTCAAAGTTTCATATGGCATTTTATGACTTTGCCAGAGTTTAGAATTATGAATGAATACTGTGCACATACTGTTGAGGGAAGATTTGTTCCATTTGGGTATCAAAACTACGGATCTTTTAATGTTTTGGTCGAAAATTCTAATTTTGATGAAGAGTCATTGGAAAGTATGATAACATTAGGAAATTCCTTTGCTAATGAAATAATCATTTATTTGGAAAAGTATATTGATGAAGATTTAAGAAATGAGATAAAAATGCAATATAGAAAAGATTTGACTCCACCTACAAATGAATCAATTTTTAAAGAAACAGATAAAAGTTTTCCATTGTTTTTCAAAAATACGTTATTATTAAAATTATTATGTGATGTTTTAAGAGAGTGCTCATTAAATGAAGATTTTAATGAATTAGAAAGTATTAAGGAAGGGATTGAATTATAA
- the rnp3 gene encoding ribonuclease P protein component 3 — protein sequence MFFDLNVKGSSLENNIKLANLASQYGWHHINFSYNQNDFQNALTLKTDLRDSLENIIDFDYTLEIKSTNINEIRKVSNKFRNQALCISVVGGDLKVNRAVLENVKIDVLSRPYLKRYDSGLNHVLAKEAVMNNVAIELCFKDILRSYLAPRAKIISNLRDIYTLYRKFDFPLILSSRAESVFDIKTTHDFLAVFKQTGLTDDEIHKSFKTSKDILEFNKHRDDLIFKGVRRVQDEA from the coding sequence ATGTTTTTTGATTTAAACGTTAAGGGAAGTAGCTTAGAAAATAATATTAAATTAGCAAATCTGGCTTCTCAGTATGGTTGGCATCATATTAATTTTTCATATAATCAAAATGATTTTCAAAACGCCTTAACTTTAAAAACTGACTTAAGAGATTCTTTGGAAAATATAATTGATTTTGATTATACTTTGGAAATTAAATCAACAAACATTAATGAGATCAGAAAAGTGAGTAATAAATTTAGAAATCAGGCATTATGCATTTCGGTTGTTGGTGGCGATTTAAAGGTTAATCGGGCAGTTTTGGAAAATGTCAAAATAGATGTTTTATCAAGACCCTATTTAAAAAGATATGATTCTGGACTAAATCATGTTCTTGCAAAGGAAGCTGTAATGAATAATGTAGCTATTGAATTATGTTTTAAGGATATTTTGAGAAGCTATTTGGCTCCTAGAGCGAAAATCATATCAAATCTAAGAGATATTTATACATTATATAGAAAATTTGACTTCCCTTTGATATTGTCATCAAGAGCAGAATCTGTTTTTGATATTAAAACCACTCATGATTTTCTTGCTGTTTTTAAACAAACCGGATTAACTGATGATGAAATCCATAAATCATTTAAAACCTCAAAAGATATCTTGGAGTTTAATAAACATCGTGATGATTTGATATTTAAAGGTGTTAGGAGGGTTCAGGATGAAGCTTAA
- the psmA gene encoding archaeal proteasome endopeptidase complex subunit alpha — MQPLQNAGYDRAITVFSPDGRLFQVEYAREAVKRGTTSIGVKSSEGIVLAVDKRTTSKLVEASSIEKIFKIDEHIGAATSGLVADARALVERARVEAQINKITYSEPIRVDSLSKKLCDMLQLYTQNGGVRPFGSALIIGGVYDGKCKLFETDPSGALIEYKATAIGSGRSAAMDIFEEKYEDDLSLQGAIELALTAINEATDHETTSNNVEIAVIKIEDEKYVKLSQDEVQKYIDEVLPKEEEDEAEESEEDSEEE; from the coding sequence ATGCAACCTTTACAAAATGCTGGATATGATAGGGCTATTACTGTATTTAGCCCAGATGGAAGACTTTTCCAAGTAGAATATGCAAGAGAAGCTGTTAAAAGAGGAACTACATCTATAGGTGTAAAAAGTTCAGAAGGTATTGTTTTAGCTGTAGACAAAAGAACCACTTCAAAATTAGTTGAAGCATCATCTATTGAAAAAATATTTAAAATAGATGAACATATTGGAGCAGCTACTTCAGGTCTTGTTGCTGATGCAAGAGCACTGGTTGAAAGAGCAAGAGTTGAGGCACAAATCAATAAAATCACCTACTCAGAGCCTATTCGTGTAGACAGCTTATCTAAAAAGCTATGTGACATGTTACAGTTATACACTCAAAATGGTGGAGTAAGACCATTCGGTTCCGCTTTAATCATTGGTGGTGTATATGATGGTAAATGCAAATTATTCGAGACTGATCCTAGTGGAGCATTAATTGAATATAAAGCAACTGCTATCGGTTCAGGAAGATCTGCTGCAATGGATATCTTTGAAGAAAAATATGAAGATGACTTATCATTACAAGGAGCTATTGAATTAGCATTAACTGCTATTAATGAAGCAACCGACCATGAAACTACTTCAAATAATGTAGAAATTGCAGTTATCAAAATCGAAGATGAAAAATATGTAAAACTTTCTCAAGATGAAGTACAAAAATACATTGATGAAGTACTGCCTAAAGAAGAGGAAGACGAAGCAGAAGAATCAGAAGAAGATTCTGAAGAAGAATAA
- a CDS encoding ribosome assembly factor SBDS, with translation MVNVDEAIIAKYEYMGEHFEILVDPDLAADFRNPDGPDVAIEDLLAVEEIFKDSKKGDKASDEAMNKIFETTDPIEVSKIILEKGTVQLTADQKRKMQEDKRKLVINKIAKEAINPQNGLPHPVQRIENACDEAKVKFDPFTSVDQQVQSALKAIKPLIPIRFEKVKVAVRLPGSAAGSAYNVIHGFGEIINEEWQQDGSWIGIIEMPGGLQNSFAAKMAEISGGEAETRTLK, from the coding sequence ATGGTAAATGTTGATGAAGCTATAATTGCTAAATATGAGTACATGGGAGAACACTTTGAAATATTGGTTGACCCTGATTTGGCAGCAGATTTTCGAAATCCTGATGGTCCAGATGTTGCCATCGAAGATCTTTTAGCTGTTGAAGAAATTTTTAAAGACTCTAAAAAAGGAGATAAAGCTTCTGATGAAGCTATGAATAAAATTTTTGAAACTACTGATCCTATTGAAGTTTCTAAAATTATACTTGAAAAAGGAACTGTCCAATTAACTGCTGATCAAAAAAGAAAGATGCAAGAGGATAAAAGAAAACTTGTTATAAATAAAATTGCGAAAGAAGCAATAAATCCTCAAAATGGACTGCCTCACCCAGTTCAAAGAATTGAAAATGCATGTGATGAGGCTAAAGTAAAATTTGATCCGTTCACATCAGTTGACCAACAGGTCCAATCAGCACTGAAAGCCATTAAGCCACTTATTCCAATCCGTTTTGAAAAAGTAAAAGTAGCTGTTAGACTTCCAGGCTCTGCAGCCGGAAGTGCTTATAATGTAATTCATGGATTTGGAGAAATAATTAATGAAGAATGGCAACAAGACGGTTCATGGATTGGAATTATTGAAATGCCTGGAGGGCTTCAAAATTCATTTGCTGCTAAAATGGCTGAAATTTCAGGTGGAGAAGCAGAAACTAGAACTCTTAAATAA
- a CDS encoding winged helix-turn-helix domain-containing protein, producing MVKENDELLKLTSYVQISKYREKTLKSIGDDVKIPTNIAKDSGIRTNHISKVLSELKSKEIVECINEEARKGRLYRLTDTGKDVLETIKEKEDSEE from the coding sequence ATGGTGAAAGAGAACGATGAACTTTTGAAATTAACTTCATATGTTCAAATATCCAAATACCGAGAAAAAACACTAAAATCCATCGGTGATGATGTTAAAATACCAACAAATATTGCTAAAGACAGTGGAATTAGAACTAATCATATTTCAAAGGTTCTAAGTGAATTAAAAAGCAAAGAAATTGTTGAATGTATTAATGAAGAAGCCCGTAAAGGAAGATTATATAGATTAACCGATACCGGTAAAGATGTATTAGAAACTATCAAAGAAAAAGAGGACAGTGAGGAATAA